A part of Paenibacillus antri genomic DNA contains:
- the der gene encoding ribosome biogenesis GTPase Der gives MARPIVAIVGRPNVGKSTIFNRIIGERLAIVEDRPGVTRDRIYGTAEWNGKPFSIIDTGGIEIFDEDELLKQVRMQAELAVEEADVILFIADAKAGLTPADETIAQLLFRSNKPIVLGVNKMDNPASTDEIYEFYSLGLGDPVALSGTHGIGVGDLLDELVKRLPEKPEELYGEEVIKIALIGRPNVGKSSLVNALLGEERVIVSDIAGTTRDAIDTPFEKDGQQYVLIDTAGIRKRGKVYEATEKFSVMRSMQAIERADVALIVINGEEGIIEQDKHIAGYAHEAGRAAIFVVNKWDAVEKDDKTMQRFTESIRDHFLFMPYAPIVYVSATTKQRLHKLLPVVQNVAEQHSMRVPTNVLNDIVADAVAVNPPPTDKGRRLRINYITQVAVKPPTFILFVNDPELMHFSYERYLENRIRTAFPFEGTPVRFATKRKNDGE, from the coding sequence ATGGCCAGACCGATCGTGGCCATCGTCGGCCGGCCGAACGTCGGCAAGTCGACGATCTTCAACCGAATCATCGGGGAGCGATTGGCAATCGTGGAAGACCGTCCGGGCGTGACGCGCGACCGGATTTACGGAACCGCCGAATGGAACGGCAAGCCGTTCAGCATTATCGACACGGGCGGCATCGAAATTTTCGACGAAGACGAGCTGCTGAAGCAAGTCCGAATGCAAGCGGAGTTGGCCGTCGAGGAAGCGGACGTCATTCTGTTCATCGCCGACGCGAAGGCGGGTCTCACCCCGGCGGACGAGACGATCGCGCAGCTATTGTTCCGTTCGAACAAGCCGATCGTGCTCGGCGTCAACAAGATGGACAATCCCGCGAGCACCGACGAGATTTACGAGTTTTATTCGCTCGGCTTGGGGGATCCCGTCGCCTTGTCCGGCACGCACGGTATCGGCGTCGGGGACTTGCTCGACGAGCTCGTGAAGCGTCTTCCGGAGAAGCCGGAAGAGCTGTACGGGGAAGAAGTGATCAAGATCGCGTTGATCGGCCGTCCGAACGTCGGCAAGTCGTCGCTCGTGAACGCGCTGCTCGGGGAAGAGCGCGTCATCGTCAGCGACATCGCCGGCACGACGCGCGACGCCATCGATACGCCGTTCGAGAAGGACGGACAGCAATACGTCCTTATCGATACCGCCGGCATTCGCAAGCGCGGGAAGGTGTACGAGGCGACCGAGAAGTTCAGCGTCATGCGGTCGATGCAGGCGATCGAGCGCGCGGACGTCGCGCTGATCGTCATCAACGGCGAGGAAGGCATTATCGAGCAGGATAAGCACATCGCGGGATACGCGCACGAGGCGGGCCGAGCGGCCATATTCGTCGTGAACAAGTGGGACGCGGTGGAGAAAGACGACAAGACGATGCAGCGTTTCACGGAATCGATCCGGGATCACTTCCTCTTCATGCCGTACGCGCCGATCGTCTACGTTTCGGCGACGACGAAGCAGCGCCTGCACAAGCTGCTGCCCGTCGTGCAGAACGTCGCGGAGCAGCATTCGATGCGCGTGCCGACGAACGTGCTGAACGATATCGTAGCGGACGCCGTCGCGGTCAACCCGCCGCCGACCGACAAGGGCCGTCGTCTGCGCATCAACTACATCACGCAAGTCGCGGTGAAGCCGCCGACGTTCATCCTGTTCGTGAACGATCCGGAGTTGATGCATTTCTCGTACGAGCGCTATTTGGAAAATCGGATCCGCACCGCGTTCCCGTTCGAGGGTACGCCGGTGCGATTCGCGACCAAACGGAAAAACGACGGGGAGTAA